From Macrobrachium rosenbergii isolate ZJJX-2024 chromosome 55, ASM4041242v1, whole genome shotgun sequence, a single genomic window includes:
- the LOC136835540 gene encoding LOW QUALITY PROTEIN: piggyBac transposable element-derived protein 4-like (The sequence of the model RefSeq protein was modified relative to this genomic sequence to represent the inferred CDS: inserted 1 base in 1 codon) yields MSDGSFSDDRRVATCRLEIHQCPWELGMFASQADKLLESEMAGKHTGIESEVVTLDVSDCMDIACDFHYETSDSEIDLDDLHLMSDDEESEFDEYDEPADSGSGNTGGSGSVSNVDLTGVPGGSDHTRTEQYANQWIESNEEYFRQKKRSVVHEWIKQGKTSAKELSAFLGIILNMGIIAKPTIRSYWGCSNPSQSTPWFREYFNRERFELLLKNFLHFNDNRKMPAASDPSYKLYKIQPLIDHFKRKFKGAFVPQRVVSIGYRGKTPHLRIYMPNRHHSRFGIKVWCLCEAKTGYTVTFEIYRGXTGIEVSEEGTTYDLVMRLMTEADLLYQGYHLWVDNYFSSPKLFMDLWQNKTTATGTVRVNRKGLPRDAVREKLPQHQVAERRKGPLLCIAYKDGKRTPVVISTAAKGGFTTVKRQRKAGKELPIAIADYNSVMGGVDLKDTKLYPYLAERRTVLFVWKMLIPPVAGTPKRESTPTLATDPCDWRHIKHLADNPHADRIENRTPSKQELHCLE; encoded by the exons AGAGTCTGAGGTTGTCACGCTTGATGTTTCTGATTGTATGGACATTGCTTGTGATTTTCATTATGAAACCAGTGACTCTGAAATTGATCTTGATGATCTTCATCTCATGAGTGatgatgaagaaagtgaatttgaTGAATACGATGAACCAGCTGATTCTGGTAGTGGGAATACAGGAGGGAGTGGTAGTGTTAGCAACGTTGATTTGACAGGTGTACCGGGGGGGAGTGACCA CACGAGAACCGAACAGTATGCAAACCAGTGGATTGAAAGTAATGAAGAATATTTTAGACAAAAGAAGAGGTCTGTGGTGCATGAATGGATAAAACAGGGCAAGACATCTGCCAAGGAATTGTCAGCATTTCTTGGGATAATATTGAATATGGGAATCATAGCAAAACCAACCATTAGGTCTTACTGGGGCTGTTCAAACCCCAGCCAGTCAACTCCATGGTTCAGAGAATACTTCAACCGTGAAAGATTCGAGCTGctgttgaaaaattttttacacttCAACGACAACAGGAAAATGCCTGCAGCAAGTGATCCTTCTTACAAACTCTACAAAATCCAGCCTCTCATTGATCATTTCAAAAGGAAGTTCAAGGGTGCTTTTGTTCCACAGAGGGTGGTATCTATTGGCTATCGTGGGAAAACCCCTCATCTTAGGATATATATGCCAAACAGGCATCATTCTCGCTTTGGCATAAAGGTCTGGTGTCTTTGTGAAGCCAAAACCGGATATACAGTTACCTTTGAAATATACAGAG AAACTGGTATTGAGGTCAGTGAAGAGGGTACCACCTATGACCTTGTCATGAGACTGATGACTGAGGCAGATCTACTGTATCAAGGGTATCACCTGTGGGTTGATAATTACTTCTCTTCCCCAAAACTCTTTATGGATCTTTGGCAAAATAAAACTACGGCAACTGGGACAGTAAGGGTCAACAGAAAAGGCCTTCCACGGGATGCAGTAAGGgaaaaacttccacagcatcaaGTTGCAGAGAGACGAAAGGGACCTCTGTTGTGCATAGCATATAAAGATGGCAAGAGGACTCCAGTCGTCATCTCTACAGCAGCCAAAGGAGGTTTTACAACTGTGAAGAGGCAAAGGAAAGCAGGCAAAGAGTTGCCAATTGCAATTGCAGATTACAATTCAGTGATGGGGGGCGTCGATCTAAAGGATACTAAACTGTATCCATACCTAGCAGAGCGCAGAACT GTGCTGTTCGTCTGGAAGATGCTAATTCCACCTGTGGCAGGCACACCCAAAAGAGAAAGCACTCCCACGCTGGCAACTGACCCATGTGACTGGCGCCATATTAAACACCTGGCAGATAACCCGCATGCAGACCGTATAGAAAACAGGACTCCAAGCAAACAAGAGTTGCACTGCCTGGAATGA